One Brassica napus cultivar Da-Ae chromosome C2, Da-Ae, whole genome shotgun sequence DNA window includes the following coding sequences:
- the BNAC02G03310D gene encoding uncharacterized protein BNAC02G03310D — protein sequence MMMDVDKPPQDISPAIMDAEITREEISPSQHERWRCLVLDIELRAQEDSHGSKRFNFSPMASPRIGPSSSSRRRTNLKNVFTFRNRNNNAADIEEGSALVSNIPRTWSLTNLLTLRKSNKTESLPVTPLVHSNPESMHGSYTVDDDQVREHTLPIRRSRSVPTLIDKDGNAKPLGLLRVIPTPSRLDTKTSNDHDGGENVPEEEAVCRICMVELGEDSEAFKMECMCKGELALSHKACTIKWFTIKGNITCDVCKQVVKNLPVTLLRVEDSSSQDRSRRTLNQWQDVPVLVIVSMLAYFCFLEQLLVMEMKSSAVAVALPFSCIIGLLASVISTTMVKRSYVWIFATVQFGLVVLFGHVFYSVLKQPVVCIVLATMIGFGLTMSGTTAINELFKWRRSHSHHQEPVSTQVAPPQSQTAE from the exons ATGATGATGGATGTTGATAAACCTCCCCAAGATATTTCTCCAGCTATAATG GATGCTGAGATCACAAGAGAGGAGATATCACCGAGCCAACACGAAAGATGGAGATGCCTTGTGTTAGATATAGAGTTGAGAGCACAAGAAGACTCTCATGGCTCCAAAAGATTCAACTTCTCTCCCATGGCAAGTCCTAGAATCggtccttcctcttcttcaagaagaagaaccaaTCTCAAGAACGTCTTTACCTTCAGAAACCGAAACAACAATGCAGCAGATATTGAGGAAGGTTCGGCTCTGGTGTCTAACATCCCAAGAACATGGTCTCTCACCAATCTCTTAACCCTCCGAAAATCCAACAAGACAGAGTCTTTACCTGTAACCCCTTTGGTTCACTCCAATCCTGAGTCAATGCACGGAAGCTACACCGTTGATGATGATCAAGTCAGAGAGCATACACTGCCTATTCGCCGTTCACGTTCTGTCCCAACACTCATTGATAAAGATGGAAATGCAAAGCCCTTAGGGCTTCTCCGTGTGATTCCTACTCCATCTCGGCTAGATACTAAGACGAGTAATGATCATGATGGGGGAGAAAATGTTCCGGAAGAGGAAGCTGTGTGCAGGATCTGTATGGTTGAGCTGGGAGAAGATTCAGAAGCTTTCAAGATGGAATGCATGTGCAAAGGGGAGCTAGCTCTTTCCCACAAAGCCTGCACCATCAAATGGTTCACTATCAAAGGGAACATAACCTGTGACGTCTGCAAACAAGTTGTTAAGAATCTCCCTGTGACGCTTCTCCGTGTGGAGGATTCTTCTTCTCAGGACCGGTCTAGGCGTACGTTAAACCAATGGCAAGATGTGCCGGTTCTTGTGATTGTAAGTATGCTTGCTTACTTCTGTTTCCTCGAGCAGCTTTTGGTGATGGAAATGAAATCTAGCGCCGTTGCAGTAGCTTTGCCATTCTCTTGCATTATTGGTCTTCTTGCATCGGTTATATCAACAACAATgg TGAAAAGGAGCTATGTGTGGATCTTTGCAACCGTTCAGTTTGGTTTAGTTGTCCTGTTCGGACATGTTTTCTACTCAGTT CTTAAGCAGCCGGTTGTGTGCATTGTCTTAGCCACTATGATCGGATTTGGACTCACCATGTCCGGCACAACGGCTATTAACGAGCTTTTTAAATGGAGGAGAAGCCATAGTCATCACCAGGAACCAGTAAGCACTCAGGTGGCTCCACCACAGTCTCAGACAGCAGAGTAG
- the LOC106360583 gene encoding fasciclin-like arabinogalactan protein 11, whose translation MATSRIFMSSNLFIFFLVMATTNGQAPAPTPSGPTNITAVLEKAGQYTMFIRLLKSTQAADQINTQLNSSSSQGLTVFAPTDNAFSSLKSGTLNSLSDQQKVQLVQFHVLPTLLTMPQFQTVSNPLRTQAGDGQNGKFPLNITSSGNQVNITTGVVSATVANSVYSDKQLAVYQVDQVLLPLAMFGSSSAPAPAPEKGGLVSKGSAPSGDDGGDSTDSSDTERIRYGLISTTMAAIAAYFLWI comes from the coding sequence atggCTACTTCAAGAATATTCATGTCCTCTAATCTATTCATTTTCTTCCTTGTCATGGCTACAACCAATGGTCAGGCTCCAGCACCAACCCCTTCAGGTCCAACCAACATAACCGCAGTCCTAGAAAAGGCTGGTCAATACACAATGTTCATAAGACTCCTCAAGAGCACACAAGCCGCAGACCAAATCAACACTCAGCTCAATTCTTCCTCGAGCCAAGGCTTAACCGTGTTTGCCCCAACCGATAACGCATTTAGCAGCCTCAAATCCGGAACCTTAAACTCATTATCCGACCAGCAAAAGGTTCAGCTTGTTCAGTTCCATGTCCTTCCTACACTCTTGACGATGCCTCAGTTCCAAACCGTTAGTAACCCCTTACGCACGCAAGCTGGTGATGGACAAAACGGTAAATTCCCTCTTAACATTACTAGCTCCGGTAACCAAGTCAACATCACCACGGGAGTTGTCAGCGCAACGGTGGCTAACTCTGTCTACAGCGATAAGCAGCTTGCAGTTTATCAAGTGGATCAAGTTTTGCTTCCATTAGCAATGTTTGGTTCAAGCTCGGCTCCTGCTCCTGCGCCTGAGAAAGGTGGCTTGGTTTCGAAAGGCTCAGCTCCAAGTGGGGACGATGGAGGAGATTCTACTGATTCATCTGACACAGAGAGGATCAGATACGGTTTAATCTCCACCACCATGGCAGCCATTGCTGCTTATTTTCTGTGGATATAA